From Oscillospiraceae bacterium CM, a single genomic window includes:
- a CDS encoding AEC family transporter — protein MNMSAVISQMAVLFLILVIGFTANKLHVLNADSNKLLSKLVLNIALPCTILNSVMNGQPTASGSDAALFMGIALVMYAIFLAIALPVPTLLRAPDKDRGITRFMLVFGNVGYMGFPVVETLFGSSAVFYVALVNMLFGLLCFSFGILMISGRGGKINPRLFLNPALFASAAAIVIFVLRVHTPGILANTADVVGRLTTPCAMLIIGSTLAEIPFKEVFGALRLYPFTVIKLLIIPLLTWAVLRLFVTDTMMLRVLVVLAAMPSATNATMMSFEYGGNEKLAAEGVFMTTLFSIVTIPFLVYILFSGQ, from the coding sequence GCGCCGTCATCAGCCAAATGGCTGTTTTATTTCTCATTCTCGTTATCGGCTTTACGGCCAACAAGCTGCACGTTTTAAACGCCGACTCGAATAAACTATTGTCTAAGCTTGTTTTGAACATCGCCCTGCCGTGCACCATTTTAAATTCCGTGATGAACGGCCAGCCGACGGCCTCCGGCAGCGATGCCGCGCTTTTCATGGGTATTGCGCTCGTTATGTACGCCATCTTTCTCGCCATTGCCCTGCCCGTGCCGACGCTGCTGCGTGCACCCGACAAGGACCGCGGCATCACGCGCTTTATGCTGGTGTTCGGCAATGTCGGTTATATGGGATTCCCCGTTGTTGAAACATTGTTCGGCAGCAGCGCCGTTTTTTACGTCGCGCTCGTGAATATGCTGTTCGGGCTGCTCTGCTTCTCCTTTGGCATTCTCATGATTTCGGGCCGCGGCGGCAAAATAAATCCGAGGCTTTTTCTCAATCCGGCGCTTTTTGCCTCGGCGGCAGCCATTGTGATTTTCGTGCTGCGCGTGCACACCCCAGGCATACTGGCGAACACCGCCGACGTCGTTGGGCGGCTGACGACACCGTGCGCCATGCTCATCATCGGCTCAACACTCGCAGAAATTCCGTTTAAAGAGGTTTTCGGCGCGTTGCGCCTGTATCCGTTTACGGTTATTAAGCTGCTCATCATCCCGCTTCTGACCTGGGCTGTCTTGCGTCTTTTTGTCACGGACACGATGATGCTGCGCGTCCTCGTTGTCCTAGCGGCGATGCCGTCGGCCACGAACGCCACGATGATGAGCTTTGAATACGGCGGCAACGAAAAGCTCGCCGCGGAGGGCGTTTTTATGACGACGCTGTTTTCCATCGTGACGATTCCGTTTTTGGTATATATCCTGTTTTCGGGACAATAA
- a CDS encoding alpha/beta-type small acid-soluble spore protein, translating into MVNQNARDAMNRFKMETASEVGVSLKQGYNGDITAKQAGSIGGQMVKKMIQAYENGVQ; encoded by the coding sequence ATGGTGAACCAGAACGCGCGTGACGCGATGAATCGTTTTAAGATGGAAACAGCAAGCGAAGTCGGCGTTAGCCTGAAGCAGGGCTACAATGGCGACATCACTGCCAAGCAGGCCGGCAGCATCGGCGGCCAGATGGTCAAGAAAATGATCCAGGCTTACGAGAACGGCGTCCAGTAA
- a CDS encoding tyrosine--tRNA ligase, whose amino-acid sequence MKLFDELVARGLIAQTTSADEIKSLIDNGKATFYIGFDPTADSLHVGHFMALCLMKRLQMAGNKPIALIGGGTAMIGDPSGRTDMRQMATSETIAYNSACFKKQMSRFIDFSDGKAIMVNNADWLMALNYVEFLRDVGPHFSVNTMLRAECYKQRMEKGLSFLEFNYMIMQSYDFYELFVKYGCNMQFGGDDQWSNMLGGTELIRKKLQKDAHAMTITLLLNAEGKKMGKTQSGAVWLDPNKTSPFDFYQYWRNVGDADVIKCLKMLTFLPLEEITRMEAWQGADLNRAKEILAYELTDLVHGQEEADKAQQTARDLFSSGGAGTMPTAELSADDLIDGTVDILSVLVKSGLCASKSEARRAVEQGGVEAGGEKITEFSKCFAAADLQGDGVIIKRGKKNFKRVILQI is encoded by the coding sequence ATGAAACTCTTTGACGAGCTGGTCGCCCGCGGTCTCATCGCCCAGACGACAAGCGCGGATGAAATCAAATCGCTCATTGATAACGGCAAGGCGACGTTTTATATCGGGTTTGACCCGACGGCCGACTCGCTCCACGTCGGCCACTTTATGGCGCTGTGCCTTATGAAGCGCCTGCAAATGGCTGGGAATAAACCCATCGCGCTCATCGGCGGCGGTACGGCCATGATCGGCGACCCCTCCGGCAGGACGGACATGCGCCAAATGGCAACATCCGAGACGATCGCATATAACAGCGCCTGCTTTAAAAAACAGATGAGCCGCTTCATCGATTTTTCAGACGGCAAGGCCATCATGGTCAATAACGCCGACTGGCTTATGGCGCTCAATTATGTCGAGTTTCTGCGCGACGTCGGGCCGCATTTTTCCGTGAATACCATGCTCAGAGCCGAGTGCTACAAGCAGCGTATGGAAAAGGGCCTGTCGTTTCTTGAATTTAACTATATGATCATGCAGAGCTATGATTTTTACGAGCTATTTGTCAAATACGGGTGCAACATGCAGTTCGGCGGGGACGATCAGTGGTCAAACATGCTCGGCGGCACGGAGCTCATCCGAAAAAAGCTCCAAAAAGACGCGCACGCGATGACGATTACGCTGCTGCTAAACGCCGAGGGCAAAAAAATGGGCAAAACGCAGAGCGGTGCCGTCTGGCTCGACCCGAACAAGACAAGCCCGTTTGATTTTTATCAGTATTGGCGCAACGTCGGCGACGCGGATGTTATTAAGTGCCTGAAGATGCTGACGTTTCTGCCCCTTGAGGAAATCACCCGGATGGAAGCGTGGCAGGGGGCCGATTTAAACCGCGCAAAAGAAATTCTCGCGTATGAACTCACAGACCTTGTCCACGGCCAAGAGGAGGCCGACAAAGCGCAGCAAACGGCACGCGATTTGTTCTCCTCCGGTGGCGCGGGCACGATGCCAACGGCTGAGCTGTCCGCCGATGATTTGATAGACGGCACCGTCGATATCCTGTCAGTGCTGGTCAAATCGGGGCTTTGTGCGTCGAAGTCGGAGGCGCGTCGCGCCGTTGAGCAAGGCGGTGTCGAAGCGGGCGGCGAAAAAATCACCGAGTTTTCGAAATGCTTCGCGGCGGCAGACCTTCAAGGTGATGGTGTTATCATCAAACGCGGCAAGAAAAATTTTAAAAGAGTTATTTTGCAGATATAA
- a CDS encoding zinc ribbon domain-containing protein: MTEQIIAEISARLTDLRIPFSLDSASSIAINTEFVDANWSTGTKKIAYEAAVAVSASEQTVFMYEKTVEHGGGISGMASGETSFQSGSTLFRKVKIIAYGPDGKAFDVTLDLGAIPKAVKETAARYGFKFKTVLSKKKLEKAQVQAVQPPVRPPIQPTAGRFCSACGAPLQAGAAFCEQCGARTGLSAPQQPTAPRPPAPPVMTPPYGQAMPASPQPVKNLGAKKGLPGLIAAFAVLVLFAVLFFALSGNTAIGWIIAIVILALTFLFMMRLSAKGILAPILTLLAALLVILIVYAFSLPGDKSGDASSQKPTAGQALNSSTSPQATTDSIFTVNYLSIDSQPIIYNPNADDFFNGSLAVRTRFIVDINTNMDYFNSGKATQDDLSIVGATLSVTPLSVPNGTFVSYTYKQNDNMTFNGSTLPSQSLPADYVLPVFDSYDAADAAEAAGTCPYILSIVKDTTSVQLRFGTGLLGLTSNAYISDYDQYMQDAVNQAASNGLTADTLRYTVRVTITLETKSGKKQIITFDRAVMPDGYNMLQSTPGGAQYAENYQSGDVIPADLKSKPAE; the protein is encoded by the coding sequence ATGACAGAGCAAATCATTGCTGAAATCTCTGCAAGACTCACGGATTTAAGAATTCCTTTTTCGCTTGACAGCGCTTCCAGCATCGCCATCAACACAGAATTTGTTGACGCAAATTGGTCGACAGGCACAAAAAAAATCGCGTATGAGGCCGCCGTTGCCGTCAGCGCATCCGAGCAGACAGTGTTCATGTATGAAAAAACCGTTGAGCACGGCGGGGGTATTTCCGGCATGGCGTCGGGCGAGACGTCGTTTCAATCGGGGTCGACGCTGTTCCGAAAAGTTAAAATCATCGCGTACGGGCCAGACGGCAAGGCATTTGACGTCACGCTGGATCTCGGCGCGATTCCTAAAGCCGTTAAAGAGACGGCCGCGCGTTACGGCTTTAAATTTAAAACGGTTTTAAGCAAAAAGAAGCTGGAAAAAGCACAGGTGCAAGCGGTCCAGCCGCCTGTCCGGCCACCGATTCAGCCGACGGCAGGCCGCTTCTGCTCGGCCTGCGGGGCACCGCTTCAAGCCGGGGCGGCCTTTTGCGAGCAATGCGGCGCGAGGACAGGGCTATCAGCACCGCAGCAGCCGACTGCACCCCGGCCGCCCGCGCCGCCCGTTATGACGCCGCCGTATGGTCAGGCGATGCCCGCATCACCGCAGCCTGTTAAAAATTTAGGTGCAAAAAAAGGTTTGCCCGGCCTGATCGCCGCTTTTGCCGTTTTAGTTCTCTTTGCCGTTTTATTCTTTGCCTTGAGCGGTAACACGGCCATCGGCTGGATTATCGCCATCGTTATCCTCGCGCTCACCTTCCTTTTTATGATGCGTTTATCCGCAAAGGGGATCCTCGCACCCATTCTGACGCTCTTGGCCGCCCTCCTTGTCATTCTGATCGTCTACGCCTTCTCACTTCCGGGTGATAAAAGCGGAGATGCATCTTCTCAAAAACCGACAGCCGGTCAGGCGCTGAATTCAAGCACTTCGCCCCAGGCGACGACAGATTCCATCTTCACCGTCAATTATTTGTCCATCGACAGCCAGCCGATCATTTATAACCCCAACGCCGACGATTTTTTTAATGGCTCTCTGGCCGTCCGGACACGGTTTATCGTCGACATCAACACAAATATGGATTACTTTAATAGTGGCAAGGCCACGCAGGACGACTTAAGCATCGTCGGCGCGACGCTGAGCGTGACGCCGCTGTCCGTCCCGAACGGCACCTTTGTCTCCTATACATATAAGCAAAACGACAACATGACATTTAACGGCTCGACACTGCCGTCACAGTCTCTTCCCGCCGATTACGTTCTGCCCGTCTTTGATTCGTATGACGCGGCTGATGCTGCCGAAGCGGCCGGGACGTGCCCCTACATTCTCAGTATTGTCAAAGATACCACGTCCGTCCAGCTGCGTTTCGGCACAGGTCTTTTAGGCCTGACATCAAATGCCTATATTTCAGATTACGACCAGTATATGCAGGACGCTGTCAATCAGGCTGCTTCGAATGGCCTGACGGCCGACACGCTGCGCTATACTGTCCGTGTGACGATCACGCTGGAAACGAAAAGCGGCAAAAAACAAATCATCACGTTTGACCGTGCCGTCATGCCGGATGGCTATAACATGCTCCAGAGCACACCGGGCGGCGCACAGTATGCCGAGAATTATCAATCCGGTGACGTCATTCCGGCTGATCTAAAGTCCAAGCCCGCTGAATGA
- a CDS encoding HAD family phosphatase, with protein sequence MDYFCIVFDMDGVLFDSERIYARAWREAGQTFGLADLEASINACIGRNSADIRAFVADKYGPALPVDTFIAEIRAAFKKIADAEGLPLKPGVFELLDWLKGTNAKLALATSTGEKTAVEKLSAAGLLPYFTVLVTGDMVLHGKPAPDIYRLACEKLGVPPDVCYAVEDSPNGVLSAHAAGLKTLLVPDVITPTAEIFSLAFKAFPSLFDVKAFLRASADG encoded by the coding sequence ATGGATTATTTCTGTATTGTATTCGATATGGATGGCGTGCTGTTCGATTCCGAGCGGATTTACGCGCGCGCATGGCGGGAGGCCGGGCAAACGTTCGGCCTTGCTGATCTTGAGGCGTCTATCAATGCTTGCATCGGGCGCAACAGCGCCGACATCCGGGCGTTTGTCGCCGACAAATACGGCCCCGCTTTGCCCGTCGATACCTTCATCGCTGAAATCCGAGCAGCTTTCAAAAAAATTGCCGACGCGGAAGGGCTTCCGCTCAAGCCGGGCGTTTTTGAGCTGCTCGACTGGCTCAAGGGGACGAACGCGAAGCTCGCGTTGGCCACGTCGACTGGGGAAAAAACTGCTGTGGAAAAGCTCTCCGCAGCGGGGCTCCTTCCCTATTTTACAGTGCTTGTCACCGGGGACATGGTCTTACACGGCAAACCGGCGCCGGATATTTACCGTTTGGCGTGTGAAAAGCTCGGCGTACCGCCCGACGTCTGCTACGCCGTTGAAGATTCACCGAACGGCGTTCTGTCGGCACATGCGGCAGGGCTCAAAACGCTTTTAGTGCCGGATGTCATTACCCCGACCGCGGAAATTTTTTCGCTTGCTTTTAAAGCCTTCCCATCCCTTTTTGATGTTAAAGCGTTTTTGAGGGCTTCCGCTGACGGGTGA
- the recN gene encoding DNA repair protein RecN, whose product MIQLLHIENIAVIEKADIAFGPGLNVLTGETGAGKSIVIDALTAVLGGRVSRELVRTGAAAAAVTAVFADIGAADWYAENGIEPDEDGHLILMRRVTADGKSTCRINGSPVTAAQLRDLGERLVDIHGQNDGRKLLDERFHIQYLDSFGALEADRVAYETAYKALRAKEAEIDRLSMDESEKERRLDSLRFQLGELEKADIRPGELDALLARRELLKNASRLTEATEGAFAALDGSDRTDGAVALIGGAESLISGAARYAESFGDIAAKLKDLQYAAEDALESLRDVRASLAFSPDEFDTLEARLDTLKRLLRKYGDSEEALIAYREKCRAELDEIEFSADTVLKLERERESLLNDARQKAAALSQARRAAAVKLESRIKAELAALNMAGVRFETAFDDVQGSNGLCPTGCDEIRFLMSANAGEAPGRISHIASGGELSRIMLALKNVLAENDETATMVFDEVDAGVSGIAAQRVGEKLASLSRGRQVLCVTHLSQLAVMADTHFEINKTTADGRTFTSVITLDDAGRRHEIARLLGGENITETTLLSAAEQLAAAEVYKKNLNPSPAQ is encoded by the coding sequence ATGATCCAGCTGCTGCATATTGAAAATATCGCCGTCATCGAAAAGGCGGATATTGCCTTTGGCCCCGGCTTGAATGTTTTAACGGGCGAAACGGGCGCGGGCAAATCCATCGTGATTGACGCGCTCACGGCCGTTCTTGGCGGACGGGTGTCGCGTGAGCTTGTGCGCACTGGTGCCGCCGCGGCTGCGGTGACGGCTGTTTTCGCCGATATTGGGGCGGCGGATTGGTATGCGGAAAATGGGATCGAGCCGGATGAGGACGGGCATCTCATTCTCATGCGCCGCGTCACCGCCGATGGGAAAAGCACCTGCCGCATTAACGGAAGCCCTGTCACAGCCGCGCAGCTGCGCGACTTAGGGGAGCGCCTTGTCGACATTCACGGCCAGAATGACGGGAGGAAGCTGCTTGACGAGCGCTTTCACATCCAGTATCTTGACAGCTTCGGTGCGCTGGAAGCAGACCGCGTAGCTTATGAGACGGCCTATAAGGCCCTGCGCGCCAAAGAGGCCGAAATCGATAGGCTGTCGATGGACGAAAGTGAAAAAGAGCGGCGGCTTGACAGCCTCCGCTTTCAATTGGGTGAGCTTGAAAAGGCGGACATCCGCCCAGGCGAGCTTGACGCACTTCTGGCGCGGCGCGAGCTTTTAAAAAACGCCTCGCGCCTGACGGAAGCCACGGAAGGGGCTTTTGCCGCCCTTGACGGCAGTGACAGGACGGATGGGGCCGTCGCTCTCATCGGTGGTGCCGAGTCGCTGATTTCCGGCGCCGCGCGGTATGCCGAGAGCTTTGGGGACATTGCCGCCAAGCTTAAGGATCTTCAGTACGCCGCGGAGGACGCGCTGGAGTCGCTGCGCGACGTGCGCGCCAGTCTGGCGTTTTCCCCCGACGAGTTTGACACGCTTGAAGCCCGGCTCGATACGCTCAAACGGCTGCTGCGCAAGTACGGAGACAGTGAGGAGGCCCTCATTGCCTACCGGGAAAAGTGCCGGGCAGAGCTTGATGAGATTGAATTCTCGGCCGACACGGTTTTGAAGCTCGAAAGGGAGCGGGAAAGCCTTTTAAATGACGCCCGGCAGAAAGCTGCCGCCCTGTCACAAGCGCGCCGCGCGGCTGCCGTTAAACTTGAATCGCGGATCAAAGCAGAGCTTGCCGCGCTTAATATGGCAGGTGTTCGTTTCGAAACAGCGTTTGACGATGTTCAAGGCAGTAACGGCCTTTGCCCTACGGGGTGTGATGAAATTCGCTTTTTGATGTCCGCCAACGCCGGGGAAGCGCCGGGCCGCATCAGCCATATCGCTTCCGGCGGTGAACTCTCACGCATCATGCTGGCGCTGAAAAACGTTCTTGCGGAAAACGATGAAACAGCCACGATGGTCTTTGACGAGGTGGACGCCGGTGTCTCCGGTATCGCCGCCCAGCGCGTCGGCGAAAAGCTGGCAAGCCTTTCGCGCGGCCGCCAAGTGCTGTGCGTGACGCATTTGTCCCAGTTGGCTGTCATGGCGGATACACATTTTGAAATCAATAAAACGACAGCCGACGGGCGGACGTTTACGTCCGTCATCACACTTGACGACGCGGGCCGCCGCCATGAGATCGCCCGCCTCCTCGGCGGGGAAAACATCACGGAGACGACGCTTCTCTCCGCCGCCGAGCAGCTCGCCGCCGCCGAAGTGTACAAGAAAAATCTGAACCCGTCCCCCGCTCAATAA
- a CDS encoding arginine repressor, whose protein sequence is MKNKRQNAILKIIASQDIETQNQLIEALGEAGVESTQATVSRDIKELHLVKELTAQGRYHYVIGQKQDLQNYASRLKSIFKECVTSFVSAQNIVVIKTLPGLAPAACSTIDAMNIKNLAGSIAGDDTAFLAMSDNAAAERFCQEIQDMLY, encoded by the coding sequence TTGAAAAACAAACGCCAGAATGCGATTTTGAAAATTATCGCATCGCAGGACATCGAGACGCAGAACCAGCTCATTGAAGCCCTCGGCGAAGCCGGTGTCGAGAGCACGCAGGCTACCGTCTCGCGTGACATCAAGGAGCTGCACCTTGTCAAGGAGCTGACGGCGCAGGGCCGGTACCACTATGTCATCGGCCAGAAGCAGGATTTGCAGAATTACGCCTCACGTCTGAAATCCATCTTTAAGGAATGCGTCACATCCTTCGTCAGCGCGCAGAACATTGTCGTCATTAAAACACTGCCCGGGCTGGCCCCGGCAGCCTGCAGCACAATTGACGCGATGAATATCAAAAACCTTGCCGGCTCCATCGCCGGGGACGATACGGCTTTTCTCGCCATGAGCGACAACGCCGCTGCCGAACGCTTCTGCCAGGAAATACAGGACATGCTGTATTAA
- a CDS encoding NAD(+)/NADH kinase: MMKRVLLYPNINRDQNLALTQEVVAMLTDCGVEAVVCPLYTANSSWAIPQTMSVSTLDDELDRADMIITFGGDGTILRAARAAAGLPIPILGVNMGSKGFMAELEQGDIDLIRRVVAGDYTINRRMMLDVEIVRGGNAVYRDFALNDVVVTGLTKVVNLTLFGDGQVITSFSGDGVIVATPTGSTAYSMAAGGPIVEPSTANIIITPVCAHVLAAKSFVLASDRRISVELGAVKANPAIMTVDGGAYRNLLTGDVVNVCKSGKETLLVHLANRSFYKKVSEKLGERF; encoded by the coding sequence ATGATGAAACGCGTTCTGCTGTACCCCAATATAAACCGTGATCAAAATCTCGCGCTCACGCAGGAAGTTGTGGCCATGCTCACAGATTGCGGCGTGGAGGCTGTCGTCTGCCCTTTGTATACGGCCAACAGCTCGTGGGCCATTCCGCAAACAATGAGCGTTTCAACGCTTGACGACGAGCTCGACCGCGCTGATATGATTATAACCTTCGGCGGTGACGGGACGATTTTGCGCGCCGCCAGAGCGGCCGCTGGCCTTCCGATTCCGATTCTCGGCGTTAATATGGGCAGCAAAGGCTTTATGGCGGAGCTGGAACAGGGCGACATAGACCTCATCCGCCGTGTCGTCGCCGGTGACTACACCATCAACAGGCGCATGATGCTCGACGTGGAGATCGTCCGCGGCGGTAACGCCGTCTACCGTGACTTTGCACTTAACGACGTCGTCGTCACAGGGCTGACGAAGGTCGTCAATCTCACGCTATTCGGTGACGGGCAGGTTATCACCAGCTTTTCCGGAGACGGTGTTATCGTCGCTACGCCCACCGGCTCGACGGCGTATTCCATGGCCGCCGGGGGCCCGATTGTCGAACCGTCGACAGCCAATATTATTATTACACCGGTCTGTGCGCACGTCCTCGCCGCCAAATCGTTTGTGCTCGCGTCGGACAGGCGCATCTCTGTCGAGCTCGGTGCTGTGAAAGCCAACCCAGCCATTATGACGGTTGATGGCGGCGCATACAGAAACCTTTTAACGGGCGATGTCGTCAACGTCTGCAAATCAGGGAAAGAAACGCTGCTGGTCCACCTTGCAAACAGGAGCTTTTATAAAAAAGTGAGCGAAAAGTTGGGTGAAAGGTTTTGA
- a CDS encoding TlyA family RNA methyltransferase, with protein MSKKRLDVFLTENGLCPSRERAQAVIMCGDVYVGGQRALKPGMMIDEKADVDVRGETMKFVSRGGYKLEKALDEFGVTPAGWCCLDCGASTGGFTDCLLQRGARRVYAIDVGYGQLAWRLRSDERVVVMERTNVRHLTPDVIPEKAQLAVVDVSFISLKLVLPAVKSLLTGDGLVICLIKPQFEAGRLKVGKKGVVRDRETHVEVLQSFVQNAENSGFQVKSVTFSPIKGPEGNIEFLGCLALQGAKTAFDLETIVSEAHRALEGR; from the coding sequence ATGAGCAAAAAACGTCTGGACGTTTTCCTGACCGAAAACGGCCTTTGCCCCAGCCGCGAACGGGCGCAGGCCGTCATCATGTGCGGCGACGTTTATGTCGGCGGGCAGCGCGCGCTTAAACCAGGGATGATGATTGACGAGAAGGCCGACGTTGACGTGCGCGGCGAGACGATGAAGTTTGTCAGCCGCGGCGGATACAAGCTTGAAAAGGCGCTGGATGAATTCGGCGTTACACCGGCAGGGTGGTGCTGCCTTGACTGCGGCGCGTCGACAGGCGGCTTTACAGACTGCCTTTTGCAGCGTGGTGCCCGGCGCGTCTATGCCATTGACGTCGGATACGGGCAGCTCGCTTGGCGCCTTCGCAGTGATGAGCGCGTCGTCGTCATGGAGCGCACAAACGTGCGCCATCTCACACCCGACGTCATCCCGGAAAAGGCGCAGCTGGCTGTTGTTGACGTTTCGTTTATTTCACTCAAGCTGGTACTTCCAGCCGTTAAGAGCCTATTAACGGGCGATGGCCTTGTTATCTGTCTCATCAAGCCCCAATTTGAGGCCGGGCGCTTAAAGGTCGGCAAAAAAGGTGTCGTCCGCGACCGGGAAACACATGTGGAAGTGCTGCAATCATTTGTTCAAAATGCAGAAAATAGTGGCTTTCAAGTAAAGTCCGTCACATTTTCACCGATAAAAGGACCAGAGGGGAATATCGAGTTTTTAGGCTGCCTTGCCCTTCAGGGCGCAAAGACCGCGTTTGATTTGGAAACCATCGTAAGCGAGGCGCACAGAGCGTTGGAAGGCCGATAA
- a CDS encoding 1-deoxy-D-xylulose-5-phosphate synthase: MLDKLNLPGDLQSLEPTALETLCRELRQFMIQNVSKTGGHLASNLGVVELTVAIHRVFDTAIDRLVFDVGHQSYVHKILTGRMEQFDTLRQFNGLSGYPKPSESHHDAFIAGHASNSISVALGMARARSQSRRDYNVVALIGDGALTGGLSYEALSDAGESGEPLVIILNDNGMSITKNVGGMASYLSRQRLKPSYAAFKKRYRRLMEKLPGGRKIYQLTHGIKSAIKEALFHCSMFEEMGLQYAGPIDGHDLTRLSEALTWAKELREPVLLHVITQKGRGYIYSEMTPDVYHGVTPFDYKKGVVTSGGLCFSTVFGETLDKLAAKDWRVCAVTAAMTSGTGLTAFAQKYPDRFYDVGIAEGHAAAMSAGLAAQGLVPVFAVYSTFLQRAYDMLLHDIALMNLHVVLAVDRAGLVGGDGETHQGIFDVGYLSTVPNMQILCPASFAELHDMLSHAVLDMDGPVAVRYPKCAEGRYQDGGTEPAKCLRSGEDLTIVTYGISVNTALDAADVLAAQGVSIELIKLNFIRPIDFEAVEGSVQKTGRLLVLEECVEAGCVGRQIACHLAEHAITLKTLRLMNLGSRYVAQGRVEELRELCGIDTDSVVRAVTEEMAQ; encoded by the coding sequence CTGTTAGACAAATTAAATCTCCCCGGCGATCTCCAGTCGCTTGAGCCCACGGCGCTTGAAACGCTGTGCCGTGAGCTGCGGCAGTTCATGATTCAAAACGTCTCGAAAACGGGCGGCCATCTGGCGTCAAATCTTGGCGTTGTTGAACTGACGGTCGCCATTCACCGTGTTTTTGATACGGCGATAGACCGGCTCGTCTTTGACGTCGGTCATCAAAGCTATGTCCATAAAATTCTCACAGGCCGCATGGAGCAGTTTGATACGCTGCGCCAGTTTAACGGCTTGTCAGGTTATCCCAAGCCGTCCGAATCGCATCATGACGCTTTTATCGCGGGCCACGCATCTAACTCAATTTCCGTGGCGCTCGGCATGGCGCGCGCGCGCTCCCAGAGCAGGCGCGACTATAACGTCGTGGCGCTTATCGGCGACGGGGCGCTCACAGGCGGCCTGTCGTACGAGGCACTGAGTGACGCCGGCGAGAGCGGGGAACCGCTTGTGATTATTTTAAACGATAACGGTATGTCGATTACGAAAAACGTTGGCGGCATGGCATCGTATCTGTCGCGCCAGCGCCTCAAGCCGTCCTATGCGGCGTTTAAAAAGCGGTACAGACGCCTGATGGAAAAGCTGCCGGGCGGGCGAAAAATTTATCAGCTGACACACGGCATCAAAAGCGCCATCAAAGAAGCGCTTTTCCACTGCAGCATGTTCGAGGAGATGGGCCTTCAGTATGCCGGCCCTATAGACGGCCACGATTTAACGCGCCTTTCTGAGGCGCTCACCTGGGCCAAAGAGCTCCGGGAGCCCGTTTTGCTTCACGTTATCACCCAAAAGGGGCGCGGATATATCTATTCGGAAATGACGCCGGATGTCTATCACGGCGTAACGCCGTTTGACTATAAAAAAGGTGTCGTCACAAGCGGCGGCCTCTGCTTTTCAACAGTCTTCGGCGAAACGCTCGACAAGCTCGCGGCAAAGGACTGGCGCGTCTGTGCCGTCACCGCTGCCATGACGAGCGGCACGGGGTTGACGGCGTTTGCGCAGAAATATCCAGATCGATTTTATGACGTCGGCATCGCCGAAGGGCACGCCGCCGCCATGTCTGCGGGGCTTGCCGCGCAAGGGCTCGTTCCCGTTTTTGCCGTCTATTCAACGTTTCTGCAGCGCGCGTATGACATGCTGCTGCATGATATCGCCCTGATGAATCTGCACGTTGTTCTGGCTGTTGACAGGGCTGGCCTCGTCGGCGGCGATGGAGAGACACATCAGGGGATTTTTGATGTCGGATATCTCTCCACCGTGCCGAATATGCAGATTCTCTGCCCGGCGAGCTTTGCGGAGCTGCACGATATGCTCAGCCATGCCGTTTTGGACATGGACGGCCCCGTTGCCGTCCGCTATCCGAAGTGCGCCGAAGGGCGCTATCAGGACGGCGGCACAGAGCCCGCCAAATGCCTACGCAGCGGGGAGGATTTGACAATCGTCACCTATGGCATCTCCGTCAACACGGCGCTGGACGCCGCCGACGTACTGGCGGCGCAGGGCGTATCAATTGAACTGATTAAGCTGAATTTTATCCGGCCGATTGACTTTGAAGCCGTTGAAGGATCCGTCCAAAAAACAGGCCGCCTGCTCGTTTTGGAAGAGTGCGTCGAGGCCGGCTGTGTCGGTAGGCAGATCGCCTGTCATCTGGCTGAACATGCCATCACGCTGAAAACGCTCCGCCTCATGAATCTCGGCAGCCGCTATGTGGCGCAAGGCCGCGTTGAGGAGCTGCGGGAGCTGTGCGGGATCGATACAGACAGTGTCGTCCGCGCCGTCACGGAGGAAATGGCCCAATGA